The following are encoded in a window of Wolbachia endosymbiont (group B) of Hofmannophila pseudospretella genomic DNA:
- a CDS encoding IS630 family transposase (programmed frameshift) — MALRSKLLDEKVVNLAKEMLKKVRNNAYVSKKLQAVIAGKESSISAVARICKISRTALTEWIKHLKFGRVERLFSPSQRRRKSKLNKNQREQIEIWVERNPNITIKEVQIKISEEFGLNISKSTVHREIQRMKFSYITPRPIHHKQDKNKQEEFKKYFNKIVNSHPEKEVFFDESRFGTHSKIGHGWFKKGVRTQVKMKIGRQNFYIYSAVNPRSGKKISLLAPYVNTDCMNIFLEQMSKDLGTKEAFLVMDCASWHRSKSLKIQENITIIYLPPYSPELNPVERLWQYIKYNTLRNSIYDTIGLLEDVLCNFIVNISSTTIKRVCNVSYLFGQ; from the exons ATGGCATTAAGGTCAAAACTATTAGACGAAAAAGTTGTAAATTTGGCGAAAGAAATGTTAAAAAAGGTCAGAAATAACGCATATGTTTCAAAAAAGTTACAAGCGGTGATAGCAGGAAAAGAAAGTAGTATAAGCGCTGTGGCAAGAATATGTAAAATTTCAAGGACTGCTTTGACTGAATGGATAAAGCATCTAAAATTTGGTAGAGTAGAAAGATTATTTTCCCCGTCTCAGCGGCGAAGAAAAAGCAAATTAAACAAAAATCAACGTGAGCAAATTGAAATATGGGTAGAAAGAAATCCAAATATTACTATTAAGGAAGTGCAAATAAAAATCTCAGAGGAATTTGGCCTAAACATTAGCAAATCAACAGTGCACCGTGAGATACAAAGGATGAAGTTTTCTTACATAACACCGAGGCCAATTCACCATAAACAAGATAAAAACAAGCAAGAAGAGTTTAAAAAATACTTCAATAAAATAGTCAATTCCCACCCTGAAAAGGAGGTA TTTTTTGATGAATCACGATTTGGAACTCATTCAAAAATCGGACACGGATGGTTTAAAAAAGGGGTCAGAACACAGGTTAAAATGAAAATTGGTAGACAAAATTTCTATATCTACAGTGCGGTAAATCCAAGAAGTGGTAAGAAAATTAGCCTACTTGCTCCATATGTAAACACTGATTGTATGAATATATTTCTGGAGCAGATGTCGAAAGATTTAGGCACGAAAGAAGCCTTTCTTGTAATGGATTGTGCAAGTTGGCATAGATCAAAAAGTTTGAAAATTCAGGAAAACATTACCATCATATACTTGCCTCCTTATTCACCGGAACTGAATCCTGTTGAAAGGTTGTGGCAATATATCAAATACAATACTTTACGCAATAGTATCTACGATACCATAGGTTTACTTGAAGATGTTTTGTGTAATTTTATTGTCAATATTTCCAGTACTACTATTAAACGAGTTTGTAATGTTTCTTATTTGTTCGGTCAGTAA
- the purF gene encoding amidophosphoribosyltransferase, which yields MLDEVHEECGVFGISYNQSAAFNSILALHALQHRGQESFGVVTSNNDKLHSYHFQGQVSSVFDDIDEIKKSLPGDCAIGHVRYSTSGSKFGVQPIFGKSGKFGDFAIAHNGNLINISPIREQLIKQECVFQSDIDTEVVVHLTASGEKDSFLESFIYALKQIQGAYSFVAINQEVVIGVRDPSGIRPLVLGKLNDSYVLASETCALDIINAEFIREIEPGELVTISSDSKLASMFPFPQQKSSFCIFEYVYFSRPDSIMENRSIYDIRKEIGRILAEESPPKNNVDMVVPIPDSGIPAAIGYAKHSGLPMELGIIRNHYIGRTFIQPTAEVRKVRIKLKFNANKHTLKGKNIILIDDSIVRGSTLTNIIVMLKDAGVKEIHLKISSPPIKHSCFYGIDTPECKDLIAANKSVEEIKEIIGVNSLAFLSINGLYRAVKEEKRNNATPQYCDACFTGDYPIGK from the coding sequence ATGCTTGATGAAGTACATGAGGAGTGTGGGGTATTTGGCATAAGTTACAACCAAAGTGCTGCTTTTAACTCTATACTTGCTCTCCACGCTTTGCAGCATAGAGGTCAAGAGTCTTTTGGCGTAGTAACCAGTAACAACGATAAGCTGCACTCTTATCACTTTCAAGGTCAAGTGAGCAGTGTATTTGATGATATAGATGAAATAAAGAAATCCTTACCTGGAGATTGTGCAATAGGTCATGTTCGATACTCAACAAGTGGTAGTAAATTTGGAGTGCAGCCCATATTTGGCAAAAGTGGCAAATTTGGGGATTTTGCCATAGCACATAATGGTAATTTAATTAATATTTCTCCGATACGCGAACAATTAATTAAACAAGAGTGCGTTTTTCAGTCAGATATTGATACAGAAGTAGTAGTGCATCTGACAGCAAGTGGTGAAAAAGATAGCTTTTTAGAGAGTTTTATATATGCATTAAAGCAAATACAAGGTGCTTATTCTTTTGTGGCAATCAATCAAGAAGTAGTTATTGGAGTACGTGATCCATCTGGAATCAGGCCTCTTGTTTTAGGAAAGTTAAACGATTCTTACGTTCTTGCATCTGAAACTTGTGCTCTTGATATAATAAATGCAGAGTTTATTAGAGAAATAGAACCAGGCGAATTAGTTACCATCAGTTCGGATAGTAAGCTAGCCTCAATGTTTCCTTTCCCACAGCAAAAATCAAGTTTTTGTATTTTTGAATACGTTTACTTCTCGAGACCAGACAGCATAATGGAGAATAGGTCCATATATGATATAAGAAAAGAAATAGGAAGAATACTTGCAGAAGAGAGCCCACCAAAAAACAATGTAGATATGGTTGTACCAATACCTGATTCTGGAATACCTGCAGCTATTGGATATGCAAAGCATTCAGGATTACCTATGGAACTGGGGATAATTCGTAATCATTACATAGGAAGAACTTTTATACAACCAACTGCTGAAGTACGTAAAGTTAGAATAAAATTAAAATTCAATGCTAATAAGCACACTTTGAAAGGTAAAAACATAATTTTAATAGATGATAGTATAGTGCGTGGTAGTACGTTAACAAACATAATAGTTATGCTAAAAGATGCAGGAGTAAAAGAGATTCACCTCAAAATTTCAAGTCCACCAATTAAGCATTCTTGTTTTTATGGAATAGATACGCCAGAGTGCAAAGATTTAATTGCTGCAAATAAATCTGTAGAGGAAATTAAGGAAATTATAGGAGTAAATAGCTTAGCCTTCTTGAGTATTAATGGATTATACAGGGCTGTTAAAGAAGAAAAACGTAACAATGCTACACCGCAATATTGTGATGCTTGCTTCACTGGTGACTACCCAATTGGTAAGTAA
- a CDS encoding TrbC/VirB2 family protein, with translation MKNFLLLVALILSFAFDVHADETSAVICKIVSYTHSLGGPMITIVIIGAALLAIFGRMPWPALFALGAFTAVFFGAPAVVKAITGKDACTTSSTTPTCPSGQTWDATSNSCR, from the coding sequence ATGAAAAACTTTCTTCTACTTGTAGCTTTAATTCTTTCCTTTGCGTTTGATGTACATGCTGATGAAACATCAGCAGTGATATGTAAAATAGTGAGCTATACTCACAGTTTGGGTGGACCAATGATCACGATAGTGATAATAGGTGCAGCATTGCTTGCAATATTTGGCAGAATGCCGTGGCCAGCGCTTTTTGCACTCGGTGCGTTCACTGCTGTGTTTTTTGGCGCTCCTGCAGTTGTGAAAGCAATAACAGGAAAAGATGCATGTACAACTAGTAGTACAACCCCAACTTGCCCTAGTGGTCAAACATGGGATGCAACATCAAATAGCTGCCGCTAG
- a CDS encoding YihY/virulence factor BrkB family protein, whose protein sequence is MLQKFYSIVYCLYRALIDTIYNDGVEHAGYLSFLILLSIFPFLIVLIAMASTFVNFLDQYNVGWAFIIDNMPQDILSSLMPRIREIISGPPQSLLTLAIVGAVWTASSTIEGFRTILNKAYKVPVSSPYIWRRVLSILQFLVITLVTTLTIVFFTLVPMLIDFSYQGLSYTRYLLIEFLLFTIVSWLYFTLPNIKQNLSDVFPGSCVAVILWTISASAFKQYLKASFDQLNLIYGSLGGVVVSLLFFYVLSLIFIYGAKFNFQLKYFNGSC, encoded by the coding sequence GTGCTACAGAAATTTTATAGTATCGTTTATTGCCTTTATCGTGCTTTAATTGACACAATTTATAATGATGGAGTGGAGCATGCAGGGTATCTATCATTTTTAATCCTGTTATCAATATTTCCTTTTCTTATTGTTTTAATAGCCATGGCATCAACGTTCGTAAATTTCTTAGATCAATACAATGTCGGCTGGGCATTTATTATTGATAACATGCCACAGGATATTTTATCATCTTTGATGCCACGTATTAGGGAGATAATATCAGGCCCTCCGCAAAGCTTATTAACCTTGGCAATTGTAGGCGCTGTTTGGACTGCCTCATCGACAATTGAAGGATTTAGAACGATATTGAATAAGGCCTATAAAGTTCCGGTTTCATCGCCTTATATATGGAGAAGGGTGCTCAGTATATTACAATTTTTAGTAATTACGCTTGTTACAACTCTGACTATAGTATTTTTTACATTAGTGCCAATGTTAATTGATTTTTCTTACCAAGGGCTAAGTTATACTAGATATTTACTTATTGAGTTTCTGCTTTTTACTATAGTATCTTGGCTATATTTCACATTGCCAAACATAAAACAAAACTTATCAGACGTATTTCCCGGATCTTGTGTGGCTGTTATTCTTTGGACGATCTCTGCTTCAGCTTTCAAGCAATACTTAAAAGCTTCTTTTGACCAACTGAATTTGATATATGGAAGCTTAGGTGGTGTGGTAGTATCGTTACTATTTTTTTATGTGCTAAGTTTGATTTTTATATATGGAGCAAAATTTAATTTTCAGCTAAAATATTTCAATGGATCTTGCTAA
- a CDS encoding SDR family NAD(P)-dependent oxidoreductase: MDLAKEKEMGDLEGKIALITGASGGIGSSVAKRFVKEGACVILISRSLDNLKPLYNEIEELKEGSVKLIQLDLLDFENVEKLANMIESPKLSESGTLDILITCTEILGKLSSVHDCELEDLQNVMNTNFTASWYLLKNLGPILKKSNAGRAIFMTSEITLSPSSYPYWVPYAASKAALEAMVKMYASETKHTNLCINAVYSEGPIDSEMYKQAFLGKDISELVSPEKLTNKFVELASDDCSISGQILPLSKSPE; encoded by the coding sequence ATGGATCTTGCTAAGGAGAAAGAAATGGGTGACTTAGAAGGTAAAATAGCTTTAATTACCGGAGCTTCAGGTGGAATAGGCTCTTCTGTTGCAAAAAGATTTGTAAAAGAAGGTGCATGTGTAATTCTGATTTCCAGATCTCTTGATAATCTCAAGCCATTGTATAACGAAATTGAAGAGCTTAAAGAAGGCTCTGTGAAACTAATTCAACTTGATCTTTTGGACTTTGAAAACGTAGAAAAACTGGCAAATATGATAGAAAGCCCAAAATTATCAGAATCTGGAACACTTGATATACTGATTACATGCACTGAAATTTTAGGTAAGTTGAGCTCTGTTCATGATTGTGAGCTTGAAGATCTACAGAACGTAATGAACACAAATTTTACTGCCAGTTGGTACTTGCTAAAAAATTTGGGTCCAATACTAAAAAAGTCTAATGCTGGAAGAGCGATATTCATGACCTCAGAGATAACACTTTCTCCTTCCTCTTATCCATATTGGGTACCATATGCTGCAAGTAAGGCTGCGCTAGAAGCAATGGTGAAGATGTATGCATCTGAGACAAAGCATACGAACTTATGCATAAATGCCGTGTATTCGGAAGGGCCTATCGATAGTGAAATGTATAAGCAAGCATTTTTGGGAAAAGATATATCTGAATTAGTATCGCCTGAGAAGTTAACAAATAAATTCGTAGAGTTGGCTTCTGATGACTGCAGTATATCAGGACAAATCTTGCCATTAAGTAAATCTCCCGAATAA
- the carB gene encoding carbamoyl-phosphate synthase large subunit — protein sequence MPKRTDIESILVIGAGPIVIGQACEFDYSGTQSCKVLKSEGYKVILVNSNPATIMTDPEFSDATYIEPVLPEIIEKIIIKEMPDAILPTMGGQTALNCAIKLADDGVLDKYNVELIGVNREAIKKAEDRELFRKSMDRIGLKYPKSIIIKNQEQIKEALDYIGLPAIIRSSFTLGGAGSGIAYNKEEFFNIAESALKISPINEVQIDESIMGWKEYEMEVIRDCKDNCIIVCSIENIDPMGVHTGDSITVAPALTLRDAEYQQMRNASIAVLREIDVSAGGANVQFAVNPKEDGSLVVIEMNPRVSRSSALASKATGYPIAKVVTKLAIGYSLDEIRNDCAPIIPAAFEPVIDYIVTKIPRFEFEKFKGTNCELSTSMKSVGEVMSIGRTFNESLQKAFRSLETDLTGLDEVFPGNIDIDHVKSQLAKLLPNRLLIAADAMRHGISIEEINSITGYDLWVLQNIQLIILAEQKIKENGLPETAYEMLELKKMGFSDARLAKLSNKKVEQIEEIRKKFGIKQVYKRVDTCAAEFESSTAYMYGCYEGDVENKTECEANISDRKKVVILGSGPNRIGQGIEFDYACVHAASAAKEMGYETIMINCNPETVSTDYDTADRLYFAPLIAEDVLEILSKEQENGTLVGVIVQIGGQTPLKLAKVLNERGFKILGTSFDSIDLAEDRMRFKNLALQLNLKQPESSICHSVKEALTNAEKVGFPLVVRPSYVLGGQSMSIRHDTQSFKEYVLNQTKIFEHGSLLLDKFLVNAVEVDVDAVCDGKKVFIAAVMEHIEEAGIHSGDSTCSIPTNTLSDEVIKEIELQTERIALALEVKGLINIQFAVQESDVYILEVNLRASRTVPFISKVINIPIAKLATQVILGKKLNQENKPFNHFAVKAAVFPFTRFSGIDTLLGPEMKSTGEVMGIDLSFGAALAKVHMAAGYKLPTEGTALVSVKDDDKEYILPVVRMLKELSFEIYATKGTALYLNNNGIAAKAVNKVREGRPHIVDMLKDGKINLVINTSKGVKSVSDSKDIRRTAILQNIAYSTTASGSKALALAIQYVKNSKLEVKSLQQIQNV from the coding sequence ATGCCAAAACGCACAGATATAGAATCTATATTAGTAATAGGAGCAGGCCCAATAGTTATAGGTCAGGCATGCGAGTTTGATTATTCCGGAACGCAAAGCTGTAAAGTATTAAAAAGTGAAGGTTATAAAGTCATTTTGGTTAACTCCAATCCTGCAACTATAATGACAGATCCTGAATTCTCTGATGCAACTTATATTGAGCCGGTACTGCCTGAAATCATAGAGAAAATTATAATCAAGGAGATGCCAGATGCAATATTGCCAACAATGGGCGGGCAAACAGCACTCAATTGCGCAATAAAACTTGCAGATGATGGAGTGTTAGACAAATACAACGTAGAATTAATAGGGGTAAATAGAGAAGCAATAAAAAAAGCAGAGGATAGAGAGTTATTCCGTAAGTCCATGGATAGAATAGGACTGAAATACCCCAAAAGTATCATTATAAAAAATCAAGAACAAATAAAAGAGGCTTTGGACTACATTGGATTACCAGCAATCATCCGCTCATCATTCACCCTTGGTGGTGCAGGTAGCGGCATAGCATACAATAAAGAGGAGTTTTTCAATATTGCAGAAAGTGCTCTAAAAATTTCACCAATAAATGAAGTTCAGATAGATGAATCAATTATGGGCTGGAAGGAATATGAAATGGAAGTTATCCGTGACTGCAAGGATAACTGTATAATAGTGTGTTCAATAGAAAATATTGATCCAATGGGAGTGCACACCGGAGATAGTATCACAGTTGCTCCTGCTTTGACTCTGCGTGATGCTGAATATCAACAAATGAGAAATGCATCTATAGCAGTGCTGAGAGAAATTGATGTTAGTGCCGGTGGTGCAAATGTTCAGTTTGCAGTGAATCCTAAAGAAGATGGAAGCCTCGTTGTAATTGAAATGAATCCAAGAGTTTCTCGCTCTTCTGCACTTGCTTCGAAAGCAACAGGCTATCCTATTGCAAAAGTTGTAACTAAACTTGCTATTGGCTATTCGCTCGATGAAATACGTAACGACTGCGCTCCAATAATACCAGCAGCATTCGAACCAGTGATTGATTATATCGTTACTAAAATTCCTCGTTTTGAATTTGAGAAGTTTAAGGGGACGAATTGTGAATTATCAACCTCCATGAAATCAGTGGGAGAAGTAATGTCGATCGGCCGCACTTTTAATGAGTCACTGCAGAAAGCTTTTCGTTCACTTGAAACTGATCTTACAGGACTTGATGAAGTATTTCCTGGGAACATTGATATTGATCACGTAAAATCTCAATTAGCAAAATTGCTGCCAAACAGATTACTGATTGCTGCTGACGCAATGCGTCATGGAATAAGCATAGAAGAAATAAATTCGATTACAGGATATGATTTGTGGGTTTTGCAGAATATACAGCTAATTATATTAGCTGAACAAAAAATCAAGGAAAACGGCCTGCCTGAGACTGCATATGAAATGTTAGAGCTGAAAAAAATGGGGTTTTCAGATGCAAGATTGGCAAAATTAAGCAATAAGAAAGTAGAGCAAATTGAAGAAATAAGAAAAAAATTTGGCATTAAACAAGTTTATAAGCGTGTAGACACCTGTGCAGCTGAATTTGAATCGAGCACTGCTTATATGTATGGCTGTTATGAGGGTGATGTTGAAAATAAAACGGAATGTGAGGCGAATATTTCGGATCGAAAAAAAGTTGTCATTTTAGGAAGTGGTCCAAACCGCATTGGTCAGGGTATTGAGTTCGATTATGCTTGCGTACATGCAGCTTCTGCCGCCAAAGAAATGGGGTATGAAACAATAATGATTAACTGTAATCCAGAAACCGTTTCAACTGATTATGATACCGCTGATCGTTTATATTTCGCCCCACTGATTGCAGAGGATGTGCTTGAAATACTAAGCAAAGAGCAAGAAAATGGCACACTGGTTGGTGTAATAGTTCAAATAGGTGGTCAAACACCTTTAAAGTTAGCCAAAGTGCTTAACGAGAGAGGTTTCAAAATTCTGGGAACTTCGTTTGATTCTATTGACCTTGCAGAAGATCGCATGAGATTTAAAAACCTTGCTTTGCAACTTAATTTAAAACAACCTGAAAGTTCTATCTGCCATTCAGTAAAAGAAGCGTTAACCAACGCAGAAAAGGTGGGGTTTCCACTAGTAGTCAGGCCATCATATGTCCTCGGCGGTCAGTCTATGTCGATTAGACATGATACTCAGAGCTTTAAAGAGTATGTCTTGAATCAAACCAAAATTTTTGAACACGGGTCACTGCTTCTTGATAAATTTTTAGTCAATGCAGTTGAGGTTGACGTTGATGCTGTATGTGATGGGAAAAAAGTTTTCATTGCAGCGGTCATGGAGCACATTGAAGAAGCTGGTATCCACTCTGGCGATTCAACATGCTCAATACCGACAAATACATTGAGTGACGAAGTAATAAAAGAGATCGAGCTCCAAACTGAAAGAATAGCTCTTGCACTAGAAGTGAAAGGTCTGATAAACATTCAGTTTGCTGTTCAAGAGAGTGATGTATACATACTTGAAGTGAATTTAAGGGCTAGCCGTACAGTTCCTTTTATTTCCAAGGTAATCAATATTCCTATTGCAAAGCTTGCCACTCAGGTTATTTTGGGTAAAAAATTGAATCAGGAAAACAAGCCTTTCAATCATTTTGCAGTTAAAGCTGCTGTTTTTCCATTCACGCGTTTTTCGGGAATTGACACTTTACTTGGTCCTGAAATGAAATCAACAGGAGAAGTGATGGGAATTGACTTATCTTTCGGAGCTGCACTTGCAAAAGTGCACATGGCTGCAGGATACAAGTTACCAACAGAAGGAACAGCTCTGGTTTCAGTAAAAGATGATGATAAAGAGTATATATTGCCTGTTGTACGAATGTTGAAAGAACTGAGTTTTGAAATATATGCCACCAAAGGCACAGCTTTGTATCTGAACAATAACGGCATTGCTGCAAAAGCTGTAAATAAAGTGAGAGAAGGCAGACCCCACATAGTTGATATGCTCAAAGATGGAAAAATAAATCTAGTAATCAATACTTCAAAAGGTGTGAAATCAGTCTCAGATAGCAAAGATATCAGGAGAACTGCTATTTTGCAAAATATAGCTTATAGCACCACAGCTTCTGGGAGTAAAGCGTTAGCGCTTGCAATTCAATATGTAAAGAATAGCAAATTGGAAGTGAAATCATTACAGCAGATACAAAATGTTTAA
- a CDS encoding diacylglycerol kinase produces the protein MKKSITRLIKAIQYSCEGIKSAFVSEVAFRQELLLFIICVSTLFVLDVSNLERAVMVSSLFLVLIVEIINTAFETTIERISSEQHILSKKVKDLGSAAVFLSLINFLITWMVILI, from the coding sequence ATGAAGAAAAGCATTACTCGTCTAATAAAAGCAATTCAATACTCCTGTGAAGGAATAAAATCAGCTTTTGTATCAGAAGTTGCGTTCAGACAGGAGTTACTGCTTTTTATAATATGTGTTTCAACTTTGTTTGTTTTAGATGTAAGTAATTTAGAACGTGCAGTAATGGTAAGTAGCCTATTTTTGGTGTTAATTGTAGAAATTATTAACACTGCTTTTGAAACAACAATTGAGCGTATTTCCAGTGAACAACATATACTTTCAAAAAAAGTGAAAGATCTAGGTAGTGCAGCAGTTTTTCTCTCATTAATTAACTTCTTGATAACATGGATGGTAATATTGATATGA
- a CDS encoding RluA family pseudouridine synthase, producing MTIDITLNVNSDEKKLRLDTYIAKKCNISRSKAQRLIQDERVTLFGTPIINNDHIVKPGEEYIVHLVQPDISTSIEPNYNIKLDIIYEDGDIIVLSKQSRLTVHPGAGTNNDTLLNAVIAHLGKIPYTNTRPGIVHRLDKDTSGLMVIAKNEQSHSFLSELLSNRKIKREYLAVIWGALPNLQGTVKTHIAPKRSNKEMMCVTKTAGKLAITHYSVKKIIGQASLVKCTLETGRTHQIRVHMSHIGHSVVGDQVYGKNSSKSAKHAKNSDFIRNFNRQALHAHTLGLYHPKSKEYMEFVSDLPQDMQVLIGEFENIS from the coding sequence GTGACCATAGATATAACCTTAAATGTTAATAGTGACGAAAAAAAATTAAGGCTAGATACTTACATAGCTAAAAAGTGCAACATATCACGCAGTAAAGCGCAAAGATTGATACAAGATGAGCGGGTAACATTATTTGGCACGCCGATAATTAATAATGACCACATAGTAAAACCAGGTGAAGAGTATATAGTACATCTCGTTCAACCTGACATATCCACATCAATTGAACCTAACTATAATATAAAGCTTGATATCATCTACGAAGATGGGGACATTATAGTTCTGAGTAAACAAAGTAGATTAACAGTACACCCAGGTGCTGGAACAAACAATGATACACTCCTGAATGCAGTGATCGCTCACCTTGGCAAAATTCCATATACAAATACAAGACCAGGAATTGTTCACAGGCTTGATAAAGATACTAGTGGACTCATGGTAATTGCAAAAAATGAACAATCCCACAGCTTCTTGTCTGAGCTGCTATCAAATCGTAAAATAAAACGGGAATACTTAGCAGTAATTTGGGGAGCATTACCTAATCTGCAAGGAACAGTAAAAACCCATATTGCTCCAAAACGCAGTAATAAAGAAATGATGTGTGTCACAAAAACAGCAGGTAAATTAGCAATCACTCATTATTCAGTGAAGAAAATTATAGGGCAAGCAAGCCTGGTTAAATGTACTTTAGAGACAGGCAGAACACACCAAATTCGAGTACACATGAGCCACATAGGACATTCTGTAGTTGGTGATCAAGTTTACGGAAAAAATAGTAGTAAAAGTGCAAAACATGCTAAAAACTCTGACTTTATCCGTAATTTCAATAGACAGGCACTACATGCTCACACGCTAGGCTTATATCATCCAAAAAGTAAAGAATATATGGAATTTGTTTCTGATTTACCACAAGACATGCAAGTCTTAATCGGTGAATTTGAAAATATATCTTAA